In the Devosia sp. SL43 genome, one interval contains:
- a CDS encoding DUF5680 domain-containing protein, whose product MTIDELTAIIVAAKAATYVGGGNKVPPSRAGAHDLSWESGDWRYLDSYFGGTDFLGQEVVWHRGHPVWSMSYYGYIKRADLIDGERAGATIKAALSAMYEEGRFLGGFDWTGPHGRYRDRSEGSTAQFRGREVILVDEVEAYALDYFGGLVKA is encoded by the coding sequence ATGACTATCGACGAACTCACTGCCATCATCGTAGCCGCCAAAGCTGCCACCTATGTCGGCGGCGGCAACAAGGTTCCACCATCACGCGCCGGCGCGCATGATCTGAGCTGGGAAAGCGGCGATTGGCGCTATCTCGACAGCTATTTCGGCGGGACGGACTTCCTTGGACAGGAAGTGGTGTGGCATCGCGGACATCCGGTCTGGTCGATGAGTTACTACGGCTACATCAAGCGCGCCGACCTGATCGATGGCGAGCGGGCAGGTGCCACGATCAAGGCGGCGCTTTCGGCTATGTATGAAGAAGGCCGATTCCTCGGCGGCTTCGACTGGACCGGGCCACATGGGCGCTATCGCGATCGCAGCGAGGGCAGCACGGCACAGTTTCGTGGGCGGGAGGTGATCCTGGTCGATGAGGTTGAGGCTTATGCGCTCGACTATTTCGGCGGGCTGGTAAAAGCATAA
- the rhaI gene encoding L-rhamnose catabolism isomerase, with product MTDTIIDPSVVEADNAKRLADLNVDYDTLGERLDRRGIDIDAIKDKVGAFNVAVPSWGVGTGGTRFARFPGKGEPRDIFDKIEDCAVIAQLTQATNTVSLHIPWDKADPNRLKQAASRFSLGFDAMNSNTFADAKGQLQSYKFGSLTSADKATRQQAIDHNLECIEIGKTIGSKALTIWIGDGSNFPGQVNFATQFEHYLDSAKAIYAALPDDWRVYTEHKMYEPAFYSTVVQDWGTNYLIAKELGDKAYCLVDLGHHAPNVNIEMIVSRLAQFGKLGGFHFNDSKYGDDDLDAGSIDPYRLFLVFNELVDAEDRYSDFHPAHMLDQSHNVTDPIESLMLSAADVQRAYAQALLVDRAGLKAAQEANDALAATQALRLAYRTDVEPILAMARLEQGGAIDLLGAYRASGYRAKVSEIRPEVAAGSSGIV from the coding sequence ATGACCGATACCATCATCGACCCATCCGTCGTCGAAGCCGATAACGCCAAGCGCCTGGCTGACCTCAATGTCGATTACGACACGCTGGGCGAACGCCTCGACCGCCGCGGCATCGATATCGACGCCATCAAGGACAAGGTCGGCGCCTTCAATGTCGCCGTTCCGTCATGGGGCGTTGGCACCGGCGGCACGCGCTTTGCCCGCTTCCCCGGCAAGGGCGAGCCGCGCGACATCTTCGACAAGATCGAGGATTGCGCCGTCATCGCCCAGCTGACGCAGGCAACCAACACCGTCTCGCTGCATATCCCGTGGGACAAGGCCGATCCGAACCGTCTGAAGCAGGCCGCCAGCCGCTTCAGCCTCGGCTTCGACGCCATGAACTCCAATACCTTCGCCGACGCCAAGGGCCAGTTGCAGAGCTACAAGTTCGGCTCGCTGACCTCGGCCGACAAGGCCACGCGCCAGCAGGCCATCGACCACAATCTCGAATGCATCGAGATCGGCAAGACCATCGGCTCCAAGGCCCTGACCATCTGGATCGGCGATGGCTCCAACTTTCCCGGACAGGTCAATTTCGCCACCCAGTTCGAGCATTATCTGGACTCCGCCAAGGCGATCTACGCCGCCCTGCCCGATGACTGGCGCGTCTATACCGAACACAAGATGTATGAGCCGGCCTTCTATTCGACGGTCGTGCAGGATTGGGGCACCAACTACCTCATCGCCAAGGAACTGGGCGACAAGGCCTATTGCCTGGTCGATCTCGGCCACCATGCGCCGAACGTCAATATCGAGATGATCGTCAGCCGCCTCGCCCAGTTCGGCAAGCTCGGCGGCTTCCATTTCAATGACAGCAAATATGGCGACGACGACCTCGACGCCGGCTCCATCGACCCGTACCGCCTGTTCCTCGTCTTCAACGAACTGGTCGATGCCGAGGATCGCTATAGCGACTTCCATCCGGCCCACATGCTCGACCAGTCGCATAACGTCACCGACCCGATCGAGTCATTGATGCTTTCGGCCGCCGATGTGCAGCGTGCCTATGCCCAGGCTTTGCTGGTTGATCGCGCCGGCCTCAAGGCGGCACAGGAGGCTAACGACGCCCTCGCCGCCACCCAGGCCCTGCGCCTCGCCTACCGCACCGATGTCGAACCGATCCTGGCCATGGCCCGCCTCGAACAGGGCGGCGCCATCGACCTGCTCGGCGCCTACCGCGCCTCGGGCTACCGTGCCAAGGTCTCTGAAATCCGACCCGAAGTCGCGGCCGGCTCAAGCGGCATCGTCTAG
- a CDS encoding cytochrome ubiquinol oxidase subunit I: MDMTVVELSRWQFAATAMYHFLFVPLTLGLSVMMAIMESTYVMTGRDVWRKATLFWGTLFGINFAMGVATGIVMEFQFGMNWSYYSHYVGDVFGAPLAIEGLMAFFLEATFIGLFFFGWDRLSKVGHLAVTWLVALGTNLSALWILVANGWMQNPVGSKFNPDTMRMEVTDFMAVIFNTVAQAKFVHTVSAGYVLGAVFVFAISCLFLLQGRHIEMAKRSMVVAASFGLASALSVVVLGDESGYVATEHQQMKIAAIEASYHTEPAPAPWTVIAFPGPDGGAPSFSLQIPWLGGLITTRSLDQELPGIEELVSNAEGRIRQGMIAYDTLQTIRANPDDGLARARFEQYWPHLGYGLLLKKYREDVGNATPEEIRLAAEDTVPDVWSLFWTFRIMMGLGFFFIAFFALWFYRASRGWLDTNRPLLWVGFLILPLPWVAIEAGWFIAEFGRQPWVVEGVLPTFYAASGLNFWDLVISLGFFVTLYTILLVIMVMLMIKTIKAGPQDQLFTAADEGDDEDFVIAALPANAATKELGS, from the coding sequence ATCGACATGACCGTTGTCGAACTCTCGCGCTGGCAATTCGCCGCCACCGCCATGTATCACTTCCTGTTCGTGCCGCTGACACTTGGTCTTTCCGTGATGATGGCTATCATGGAAAGCACCTATGTGATGACGGGGCGCGACGTATGGCGCAAGGCGACCCTGTTCTGGGGCACGCTGTTCGGCATCAATTTCGCCATGGGCGTGGCAACCGGCATCGTCATGGAATTCCAGTTCGGTATGAACTGGAGCTACTACAGCCACTATGTGGGCGACGTATTCGGTGCACCGCTGGCCATCGAAGGGCTCATGGCCTTCTTCCTTGAGGCGACCTTCATCGGACTCTTCTTCTTTGGCTGGGACCGGTTGAGCAAGGTGGGGCACCTTGCGGTCACCTGGCTCGTGGCGCTGGGCACGAATTTGTCCGCGCTATGGATCCTGGTCGCCAATGGCTGGATGCAGAATCCAGTGGGTTCCAAGTTCAATCCCGACACCATGCGCATGGAAGTCACCGACTTCATGGCGGTCATCTTCAATACGGTGGCACAGGCCAAGTTCGTTCATACTGTCAGTGCCGGCTACGTGCTGGGTGCGGTCTTCGTCTTTGCCATATCGTGCCTGTTCCTGCTGCAGGGCCGGCACATCGAGATGGCCAAGCGCTCGATGGTGGTGGCGGCGAGCTTCGGCCTGGCCTCGGCCCTGTCGGTGGTTGTACTGGGCGACGAGAGCGGCTACGTCGCAACCGAACACCAGCAGATGAAGATCGCGGCCATCGAGGCCAGCTACCACACTGAGCCGGCGCCTGCGCCTTGGACTGTCATCGCCTTTCCCGGGCCAGACGGTGGCGCGCCCAGCTTTTCGCTGCAGATACCGTGGCTTGGTGGCCTGATCACGACACGTTCGCTCGACCAGGAACTGCCCGGCATCGAGGAGTTGGTCAGCAATGCGGAAGGGCGAATCCGCCAAGGCATGATCGCCTATGACACGCTCCAGACCATCCGCGCCAATCCCGATGACGGCCTGGCGCGCGCTAGGTTCGAGCAATACTGGCCCCACCTGGGCTATGGCCTGCTGCTCAAGAAGTATCGCGAGGATGTGGGCAATGCGACGCCGGAGGAAATCCGCCTCGCCGCCGAAGACACCGTGCCCGATGTGTGGTCGCTGTTCTGGACCTTCCGCATCATGATGGGGCTGGGCTTCTTCTTCATCGCCTTCTTCGCGCTGTGGTTCTATCGCGCCTCGCGCGGCTGGCTCGATACCAACCGCCCGCTGCTGTGGGTCGGTTTCCTGATCCTACCGCTGCCCTGGGTGGCCATCGAGGCCGGCTGGTTTATCGCCGAGTTCGGGCGACAGCCCTGGGTGGTCGAAGGCGTGCTGCCGACATTCTACGCCGCATCCGGCCTCAACTTCTGGGACTTGGTCATCTCGCTAGGCTTCTTCGTCACGCTCTACACCATCCTGCTGGTCATCATGGTCATGCTGATGATCAAGACCATCAAGGCCGGGCCGCAGGACCAGCTGTTCACCGCCGCCGACGAAGGCGACGACGAGGATTTCGTCATCGCTGCCCTGCCTGCCAATGCTGCCACCAAGGAACTCGGATCATGA
- a CDS encoding LysR family transcriptional regulator — MNWDDVRIFLAVARSRQILGAAKALGLNHATVARRLTALEHALGSKLFTRKTNGSELSGAGERFLVHAEAMESAMLAANESAGADSAIDGTVRVGAPDGFGVAFLAPRLGELTDRHKGLRIELVPVPRAFSLSRREADIAVTLERPREGRLVARKLTDYRLGLYAAQRYLSRRGTPASLDDLNDHQLVGYVDDLLFTTSLDYTAEFLKGWRSSLAISSAMGQTEAVRAGAGIGILHAFMANRDAGLIPVLPAHTLMRGYWTVVHEDLRNIRRVALVAEFLAEIVARDRAMFG; from the coding sequence ATGAACTGGGACGACGTTCGTATCTTTCTCGCCGTAGCCCGGTCCCGTCAGATCCTGGGGGCCGCAAAGGCGCTTGGTCTCAACCACGCAACCGTCGCGCGCCGCTTGACTGCACTTGAGCACGCGCTGGGCAGCAAGCTGTTCACCCGCAAGACCAACGGCTCCGAACTGTCAGGAGCCGGCGAGCGCTTTCTTGTCCACGCCGAGGCCATGGAAAGCGCCATGCTCGCCGCCAACGAATCCGCGGGTGCCGATAGTGCCATCGACGGCACGGTCCGCGTCGGCGCCCCCGACGGCTTCGGCGTCGCCTTCCTTGCCCCGCGCCTCGGCGAACTCACCGATCGCCACAAGGGTCTTCGCATCGAACTGGTGCCGGTTCCCCGCGCCTTCTCATTGTCTCGCAGAGAAGCCGATATTGCCGTGACACTCGAGCGTCCGCGCGAGGGGCGGCTCGTAGCCCGCAAGCTCACCGATTACCGCCTTGGGCTCTATGCCGCGCAAAGGTATCTCAGTCGCCGCGGCACGCCTGCATCGCTGGACGACCTCAACGACCACCAGCTTGTGGGCTACGTGGACGATCTGCTCTTCACCACCTCGCTCGATTACACCGCCGAGTTCCTCAAAGGTTGGCGCTCGTCGCTCGCCATTTCGTCTGCGATGGGCCAGACCGAGGCCGTGCGCGCCGGCGCCGGCATCGGCATTCTCCACGCCTTTATGGCCAACCGCGATGCCGGATTGATACCGGTGCTGCCCGCCCACACGCTGATGCGCGGCTACTGGACCGTCGTCCACGAAGACCTGCGTAACATCCGCCGTGTAGCGCTGGTCGCCGAATTCCTGGCCGAGATCGTCGCGCGCGATCGGGCCATGTTTGGCTAG
- the cydX gene encoding cytochrome bd-I oxidase subunit CydX, producing the protein MWYFSWILGLGLACSFAILNAMWFEMREDRRIAKEEGREPIQR; encoded by the coding sequence ATGTGGTATTTCTCTTGGATACTGGGACTGGGGCTGGCCTGCAGCTTCGCCATCCTCAACGCCATGTGGTTTGAGATGCGCGAAGACCGCCGCATTGCCAAAGAAGAAGGGCGCGAGCCGATCCAGCGCTAG
- a CDS encoding LptM family lipoprotein yields the protein MNKLIALGLAAVTAVTLAGCSVTGGDLIRPGEPTATLIIINGSYGYLDAIVISDCNNFTYGFNRLSDGDSIAPGDARTFTLSSGCWDVGGGELGGGEAYERMNLAAGSVTRFTITE from the coding sequence ATGAACAAGCTCATCGCGCTCGGCCTCGCGGCCGTGACCGCAGTCACATTGGCCGGCTGCAGCGTTACCGGCGGCGACCTGATCCGGCCGGGCGAACCGACAGCCACGCTGATCATTATCAACGGCTCTTACGGCTATCTCGACGCCATCGTCATTTCCGACTGCAACAATTTCACCTACGGCTTCAACCGCCTGTCGGACGGCGACTCGATCGCGCCCGGCGATGCGCGCACCTTCACGCTGTCGTCCGGCTGCTGGGATGTGGGTGGTGGCGAGTTGGGCGGCGGCGAAGCGTACGAGCGGATGAACCTCGCTGCAGGCAGCGTGACGCGGTTCACCATCACGGAATGA
- a CDS encoding LysR substrate-binding domain-containing protein: MSTLPPLTALRAFEAVARHLSFTRAAEELGMTQAAVSYQIKILEERVGAPLFLRKPRQIALSETGARLAPDVGQAFDILRTAFDNSRGQVDGLLSITSVPTFASHWLAANIGLFQLANPDIAVRVESSPHLVDFGTEEFDLGIRATSTLQQGMVWHLLLKAEFAPLLSPRLVEEYQVREPADLLRVPQITPDDPWLCAWLELAGVSMPPTPDRPFSRLGSQNLEAAAAIAGRGVAMVTPAFYRDDIASGRLAQPFDLTGWDGHGYYLTYPEARRNSPKIRAFRDWILPATAGLRA, encoded by the coding sequence ATGAGCACTTTGCCGCCACTGACCGCGTTGCGCGCCTTCGAGGCCGTGGCGAGGCATCTGAGTTTCACCAGGGCCGCCGAGGAACTGGGAATGACCCAGGCGGCGGTGAGCTACCAGATCAAGATTCTGGAGGAACGGGTGGGAGCGCCGCTCTTCCTGCGCAAGCCCAGGCAGATTGCGCTGAGCGAGACCGGCGCACGGCTGGCGCCCGATGTGGGGCAGGCCTTCGATATCCTGCGCACGGCCTTCGACAACTCGCGCGGGCAGGTGGATGGCCTGCTCAGCATCACCTCGGTACCCACCTTTGCCAGCCACTGGCTGGCCGCCAATATCGGGCTGTTCCAGCTTGCCAACCCTGATATAGCGGTGCGGGTCGAGAGCTCGCCGCATCTGGTGGATTTTGGCACCGAGGAGTTCGACCTTGGCATTCGGGCAACGAGCACATTGCAGCAGGGCATGGTGTGGCACCTGCTGCTCAAGGCCGAGTTCGCGCCGCTGCTGAGCCCGAGACTGGTCGAAGAGTACCAGGTGCGTGAGCCTGCCGACCTGCTGCGGGTGCCACAGATCACGCCGGATGATCCCTGGTTGTGCGCCTGGCTGGAGCTGGCGGGCGTGAGCATGCCCCCAACGCCGGATCGACCCTTCAGCCGCCTCGGCTCGCAGAATCTCGAGGCCGCTGCCGCCATTGCAGGGCGTGGCGTCGCCATGGTGACTCCGGCTTTCTATCGTGATGACATCGCCAGCGGGCGGCTGGCGCAGCCGTTCGACCTTACCGGCTGGGACGGCCACGGCTATTACCTGACCTATCCTGAGGCGCGACGCAATTCGCCCAAGATCAGGGCTTTCCGCGATTGGATCCTACCAGCGACGGCCGGGTTGCGGGCCTAG
- a CDS encoding DUF1127 domain-containing protein, which translates to MNIRQKIAQFAQYQRTMRELNALDARQLNDLGITKGDIKNIARGNYAN; encoded by the coding sequence ATGAACATCCGCCAGAAAATCGCACAGTTTGCTCAGTACCAGCGCACGATGCGCGAGCTTAACGCTCTCGACGCACGTCAGCTCAACGATCTGGGCATCACCAAGGGCGACATCAAGAACATCGCTCGCGGCAACTACGCCAACTAA
- a CDS encoding CoA-acylating methylmalonate-semialdehyde dehydrogenase: MRTIGHFIDGTETTGNSAEFQDVFNPATGEVQAHVALATEADLNAAVASAAAAQPKWAATNPQRRARVFFNFVALINRDMQELAELLSAEHGKTIEDSKGDILRGLEVAEFVAGAPHLLKGEFTDGAGPGIDMYSMRQAVGIGAGITPFNFPAMIPLWMLSPAIAAGNAFILKPSERDPSVPVKLAQLAIEAGLPKGILNVVHGGKAVVDGILHHPEIGAVSFVGSTPIARYVYATAASEGKRVQAFGGAKNHMIIMPDADMDKAADALMGAGYGSAGERCMAVSVAVPVGDETADRIVAALKPRIEALKVGPATDKASEMGPVITKASKDRIASLVESGIAQGATLAVDGRGFSLQGYENGYFVGPSLFDNVTAEMDIYKEEIFGPVLSVVRAKTYEGALKLTMDNPYGNGTAIFTQNGDAARDFAARVNVGMVGINVPVPVPLAYHSFGGWKASAFGDLNQHGTDSIRFWTKTKTVTARWPSGIKDGAEFQMPTMK; the protein is encoded by the coding sequence ATGCGCACTATTGGCCATTTCATCGACGGTACTGAAACCACTGGCAACAGTGCCGAATTCCAGGATGTGTTCAATCCGGCAACGGGTGAAGTGCAGGCGCACGTCGCGCTGGCAACCGAGGCCGATTTGAACGCTGCCGTCGCATCCGCCGCTGCGGCCCAGCCCAAGTGGGCCGCGACCAATCCTCAGCGCCGGGCTCGCGTGTTCTTCAACTTCGTGGCGCTGATCAACCGTGACATGCAGGAACTGGCCGAACTGCTGAGCGCCGAGCATGGCAAGACGATAGAAGACTCCAAGGGCGACATCCTGCGCGGCCTCGAGGTCGCCGAGTTCGTGGCCGGTGCGCCGCACCTGCTCAAGGGCGAATTCACCGATGGCGCCGGGCCGGGAATCGACATGTATTCGATGCGCCAGGCCGTTGGCATTGGCGCAGGCATTACCCCATTCAACTTCCCTGCGATGATCCCACTGTGGATGCTGTCGCCGGCCATTGCCGCGGGCAATGCTTTTATCCTCAAGCCCTCGGAGCGCGATCCGTCCGTGCCGGTCAAGCTGGCGCAACTGGCGATCGAAGCCGGGCTGCCCAAGGGCATCCTCAACGTGGTGCATGGTGGCAAGGCCGTAGTCGACGGCATCCTGCACCACCCCGAAATCGGTGCGGTGAGCTTTGTCGGTTCGACGCCAATCGCGCGCTATGTCTATGCGACGGCGGCGAGCGAGGGCAAGCGCGTGCAGGCTTTCGGTGGCGCCAAGAACCACATGATCATCATGCCCGATGCCGACATGGACAAGGCCGCCGACGCGCTGATGGGCGCCGGCTACGGCTCGGCCGGCGAGCGCTGCATGGCGGTATCGGTGGCGGTGCCCGTCGGTGACGAGACGGCGGATCGGATCGTGGCGGCGCTGAAGCCGCGCATCGAGGCGCTCAAGGTCGGTCCGGCGACAGACAAGGCGAGCGAGATGGGACCGGTGATCACCAAGGCAAGCAAGGACCGGATTGCCTCGCTGGTCGAATCCGGCATTGCGCAGGGTGCTACGCTGGCCGTCGATGGTCGCGGTTTCTCGTTGCAGGGCTATGAGAATGGCTATTTCGTCGGGCCGTCGCTGTTCGACAACGTCACTGCCGAGATGGACATCTACAAGGAAGAAATCTTCGGGCCGGTGCTGTCGGTAGTTCGTGCCAAGACCTATGAGGGTGCACTGAAGCTGACCATGGACAATCCCTATGGCAACGGCACGGCGATCTTCACGCAGAACGGCGATGCGGCGCGCGACTTCGCGGCGCGGGTCAATGTCGGCATGGTCGGCATCAACGTGCCGGTGCCGGTGCCGCTGGCCTATCACAGCTTCGGCGGCTGGAAGGCGAGCGCCTTCGGCGATCTCAACCAGCATGGGACGGATTCGATCCGGTTCTGGACCAAGACCAAAACCGTGACGGCCCGCTGGCCGAGCGGCATCAAGGATGGCGCTGAGTTCCAGATGCCGACAATGAAGTAG
- the ybaK gene encoding Cys-tRNA(Pro) deacylase: MSKTTPATLALAKTGLPFATATYDYDPDADRVGLQAAEAMGVSPSIVLKTLMAEVDGKPVCVVVPSDEEVNMKKLAAAFGGKSAHMMKPADAERLTGYKVGGISPFGQKKAVPTAVEELATLEDEIFLNGGQRGLQIRMKPDDLIAALSAKAADLIR; the protein is encoded by the coding sequence ATGTCCAAGACCACCCCAGCCACCCTCGCCCTTGCCAAGACTGGCCTACCCTTCGCCACGGCGACCTATGACTATGACCCCGATGCCGACCGGGTCGGGTTGCAGGCCGCCGAGGCGATGGGTGTTTCGCCGTCCATCGTGCTGAAGACGCTGATGGCCGAGGTCGATGGCAAGCCTGTCTGCGTCGTCGTCCCCTCGGACGAAGAAGTGAACATGAAAAAGCTGGCCGCGGCCTTTGGCGGCAAGTCGGCGCATATGATGAAACCAGCCGATGCCGAGCGGCTCACCGGCTATAAGGTCGGGGGCATCAGTCCGTTCGGGCAGAAGAAGGCAGTTCCTACCGCGGTGGAGGAACTTGCGACGCTGGAAGACGAGATCTTCCTCAATGGCGGCCAGCGCGGCCTACAAATCCGGATGAAGCCGGACGATCTGATCGCCGCCCTGAGCGCCAAGGCGGCGGACCTAATCCGGTAG
- the cydD gene encoding thiol reductant ABC exporter subunit CydD: MTDNDRLNGKTLSGLSRLGGPWLGLAIGAPLLGGALLVWQAWTLADILGRSIESRAALDTLAPAIALLLVLLLIRAGLAAIGDRAGTAAAEAIKLHLRQSLFAELLARPPRAPDQPQAGAASAAIIDQVESVDGFFARYLPAMIQATVLPIAFGAIILPLDWLAGLLFLVTAPLIPLFMALAGLGAQIATRRQARALSLLTGRFADRLRGLTTLKLFGRAEAETAGIVAASDELRRRTLRVLRIAFLSSAVLEFFAALGVAGIALYVGLTFIDYLHLRTTPLSLELGLFLLLMAPEVYNPLRLLAAHYHDRASAKAAIGEIEGQLGVLPAEIVSLATPDPGTGSGALALALAAVTLRTPDNASVILDAANLAIAPGEHIAILGPSGIGKSTLLEAVARLRPYDGTITLGDHALADWPEPDLRHRVTMLGQRPRIIAGSMADNIALARPTASTADIRRAAELAHVAGFADALPDGLDTLLGEGGLGLSGGQAQRIALARIYLRDPGLILLDEPTAHLDADLEQLVLDDLKRFARGRTLIIATHSLAVAARMDKAWRIAGETLVQTPLPAKRSVA, from the coding sequence GTGACTGACAACGATCGCCTGAACGGCAAGACCCTGTCTGGCCTCAGCCGTCTCGGCGGTCCGTGGCTCGGTCTGGCCATTGGCGCGCCCCTGCTTGGTGGTGCCTTGCTCGTCTGGCAAGCGTGGACTCTGGCTGATATTCTCGGCCGGTCCATCGAATCTAGGGCCGCCCTCGACACGCTGGCGCCAGCCATCGCGCTGCTGCTGGTCCTTCTCCTTATCCGTGCCGGGCTTGCCGCCATCGGCGACCGCGCCGGCACTGCTGCCGCAGAAGCCATCAAGCTCCACCTGCGCCAGTCCCTGTTCGCCGAGCTTCTCGCCCGCCCACCTCGCGCGCCGGACCAACCCCAAGCTGGCGCGGCCTCCGCCGCGATCATCGACCAGGTCGAATCCGTTGATGGCTTCTTTGCCCGCTACCTGCCGGCGATGATCCAAGCGACCGTGCTGCCCATCGCCTTTGGCGCCATCATCCTGCCGCTCGATTGGCTGGCTGGGCTGCTGTTCCTCGTCACCGCGCCGCTGATTCCGCTGTTCATGGCTTTGGCAGGCTTGGGCGCCCAGATCGCCACGCGCCGCCAAGCCCGCGCACTATCCCTGCTCACCGGCCGCTTCGCCGATCGCCTGCGCGGCCTCACCACGCTCAAGCTCTTCGGCCGTGCTGAAGCCGAAACCGCGGGCATCGTTGCGGCCAGCGACGAACTGCGTCGTCGCACCCTGCGCGTCTTGCGCATCGCCTTCCTCTCCTCCGCGGTGCTCGAATTCTTCGCCGCCCTCGGCGTCGCCGGCATCGCCCTATATGTCGGCCTCACTTTCATCGATTACCTGCACTTGCGCACCACCCCGCTGAGCCTCGAACTCGGCCTGTTCCTGCTGCTGATGGCTCCCGAAGTCTACAACCCGCTGCGCCTGCTCGCGGCCCACTACCACGACCGCGCCTCTGCCAAGGCCGCTATCGGCGAGATCGAAGGCCAGCTCGGTGTCTTGCCCGCCGAGATCGTATCGCTCGCCACGCCCGATCCCGGTACCGGGTCCGGCGCTCTAGCCCTAGCCCTTGCGGCCGTCACCCTGCGCACTCCCGACAATGCCAGCGTCATCCTCGACGCCGCCAACCTCGCCATCGCCCCAGGCGAGCACATCGCCATCCTTGGCCCCAGCGGCATCGGCAAGTCCACCTTGCTCGAAGCAGTGGCGCGGCTCCGCCCCTATGACGGCACGATCACCCTCGGCGATCATGCTCTGGCCGACTGGCCCGAACCCGATCTCCGCCACCGGGTCACTATGCTCGGTCAAAGGCCACGCATCATCGCTGGCAGCATGGCCGACAATATCGCCCTGGCACGCCCCACAGCGTCGACCGCAGACATCCGCCGCGCCGCCGAACTCGCCCATGTCGCCGGCTTCGCCGATGCGCTGCCCGATGGCCTCGATACGCTGCTCGGCGAAGGCGGATTGGGCCTGTCCGGCGGCCAGGCCCAACGCATCGCCCTCGCCCGCATCTACCTACGCGATCCAGGCCTGATCCTGCTCGACGAGCCGACTGCCCATCTCGACGCCGACCTCGAACAGTTGGTGCTCGACGACCTCAAGCGCTTTGCCCGCGGCCGTACGCTCATCATCGCCACCCACTCACTTGCCGTCGCGGCCCGCATGGACAAAGCCTGGCGCATTGCCGGCGAAACCCTGGTTCAGACACCCCTGCCCGCCAAGCGGAGCGTTGCATGA
- the cydB gene encoding cytochrome d ubiquinol oxidase subunit II: MSTIPLDYETLRLVWWLLLGILLIGFAIMGGRDLGVGALLPFAARTDDERRVLLNLVGPTWEGNQVWLILGGGAIFAAFPPLYAVSFSGFYLAMIVILLALILRPVGFKYRGKIKDERWRAVWDWALFVGGFVPSLIFGVAVGNVFLGAPFHLDDTMRSFYTGNFFQLLMPFALLCGLVSVGMIVVQGAAVIAGRTSGPLAERARTYGSLVGLVTIVLFALGGVWVAFGLDGYAITSVVDGNAAINPLAKTVVLTRGGWMANYGLYPWMIAAPVLGFVGLVGAVLGFQARLRLVTLLASSLAIFGIISTAGLSLFPFLLPSSTVPESSLTVWDASSSHLTLFIMLLATCLFLPIILLYTSWVFRVMRGPVTTQSLEKNPNAY, translated from the coding sequence ATGAGCACCATTCCGCTCGACTACGAAACCCTGCGCCTTGTCTGGTGGCTGTTGCTGGGCATTCTGCTGATCGGTTTCGCCATCATGGGTGGCCGTGATCTGGGTGTCGGTGCATTGCTGCCCTTCGCCGCCCGCACCGACGACGAACGGCGCGTGCTGCTCAATCTGGTCGGACCGACCTGGGAAGGCAATCAGGTCTGGCTGATCCTGGGCGGTGGGGCGATCTTCGCCGCCTTCCCGCCGCTCTACGCAGTCAGCTTTTCCGGCTTCTATCTCGCCATGATTGTGATCCTGCTGGCGCTGATCCTGCGCCCGGTAGGCTTCAAGTATCGCGGCAAGATCAAGGACGAGCGTTGGCGCGCGGTGTGGGACTGGGCGCTGTTTGTCGGAGGCTTCGTTCCATCGTTGATCTTCGGTGTGGCTGTTGGCAATGTCTTTCTCGGCGCGCCGTTCCACCTCGATGACACGATGCGCTCGTTCTACACAGGCAACTTCTTCCAGCTGCTGATGCCGTTTGCCCTGCTGTGCGGACTGGTCAGCGTCGGCATGATCGTGGTGCAAGGCGCGGCAGTGATTGCCGGCCGAACCAGCGGTCCGTTGGCCGAGCGGGCCCGGACCTACGGCTCGCTCGTTGGCCTCGTGACCATCGTGCTGTTCGCGCTGGGCGGCGTGTGGGTTGCCTTCGGGTTGGACGGCTATGCAATCACCAGCGTTGTCGATGGCAATGCGGCCATCAATCCGCTGGCCAAGACGGTGGTGCTGACGCGCGGCGGCTGGATGGCCAATTACGGGCTCTATCCCTGGATGATCGCCGCGCCGGTTCTGGGCTTTGTCGGCCTGGTGGGTGCAGTCCTGGGTTTCCAGGCTCGGCTACGCCTGGTCACGCTGCTGGCGTCGAGCCTGGCGATCTTTGGCATCATATCCACCGCTGGGCTGTCGCTGTTTCCGTTCCTGCTGCCGTCGTCGACCGTGCCGGAATCGAGCCTCACGGTGTGGGATGCCAGTTCCAGCCACCTCACGCTGTTCATCATGCTGCTGGCGACATGCCTCTTCCTGCCTATCATCCTGCTCTACACCAGCTGGGTGTTCCGCGTCATGCGCGGGCCGGTCACGACCCAGTCGCTCGAAAAGAACCCCAACGCCTACTAG